The following are encoded together in the Rhodothermus sp. genome:
- a CDS encoding PP2C family protein-serine/threonine phosphatase: MRNVVVGATLLRGLALGGLLLGVTVTLLWFWPRVGLRLEANAWMLPWPGMQAIVWLGSSIWLGMLLTYVLLAVGARFVRQGPGWVIGLLALLLALIGVSAVDLSEVGLELVVHALWGMVLGWACWRYEPVSSGVGAVTAWLLWHSVPGWTTSGGPLGVEAWIVLGMLGAVGVVGSVGLRSRRSANELPRYIPVYLQELARQERLERELEIARQAQASLLPQRLPEVPGIAIAALCQPAYEVGGDYYDVFTLPDGRLAIVIGDVSGKGIQAAFFMTLIKGHVRALSMLVQEPVGVLCYLNQLFRAQAPRGVFVTMVYGLLDPAQRTLTLARAGHPPVLYYRACAGQVQELRPSGMGIGLADTEPFAAALTACTLHLETGDRVLFYTDGLTERAVSTAKSWGIEQLHQWLRDHSREKRAPEAALASLQDLLQGLTRTNEPTDDLTAILLAVKDAGHDATG; the protein is encoded by the coding sequence GTGCGTAACGTCGTTGTCGGAGCGACCCTACTGCGTGGATTGGCGCTGGGTGGACTGCTACTGGGGGTAACAGTTACACTGCTCTGGTTCTGGCCCCGGGTTGGCCTGCGCCTGGAAGCAAATGCCTGGATGCTCCCATGGCCTGGAATGCAGGCGATCGTGTGGCTGGGATCTTCCATATGGCTGGGCATGCTGCTGACCTATGTATTGCTGGCCGTTGGGGCCCGGTTTGTCCGGCAGGGGCCAGGTTGGGTGATAGGCCTGCTGGCTCTGCTATTGGCGCTGATCGGCGTCAGTGCTGTCGATCTTAGTGAGGTGGGGTTAGAGCTGGTTGTGCATGCCCTATGGGGGATGGTACTGGGGTGGGCCTGTTGGCGCTATGAACCGGTCAGCAGCGGAGTAGGGGCCGTAACCGCCTGGCTGCTATGGCACAGTGTGCCGGGTTGGACGACGTCGGGTGGGCCTCTGGGGGTGGAGGCCTGGATTGTGTTGGGCATGCTGGGAGCGGTGGGTGTGGTGGGCAGTGTCGGGCTTCGTAGTCGTCGCTCCGCAAACGAACTGCCCCGTTATATCCCCGTCTATCTGCAGGAGCTGGCCCGACAGGAGCGGTTGGAGCGGGAGCTGGAAATTGCCCGTCAGGCACAGGCTTCGCTACTGCCCCAGAGGCTTCCCGAAGTTCCGGGTATTGCCATAGCAGCTCTCTGTCAGCCTGCCTACGAGGTAGGCGGAGACTACTACGACGTATTTACGCTGCCGGATGGACGGCTGGCCATTGTGATCGGTGACGTAAGCGGCAAGGGAATCCAGGCGGCCTTCTTTATGACACTCATCAAGGGACATGTCCGGGCACTCAGTATGCTGGTGCAGGAACCTGTCGGGGTACTCTGTTATCTGAACCAGCTTTTCCGGGCGCAGGCACCCCGTGGCGTGTTTGTCACCATGGTTTACGGCCTGTTGGATCCCGCGCAACGCACCTTAACCCTGGCGCGAGCCGGACATCCACCGGTGCTATATTACCGGGCCTGTGCGGGACAGGTACAGGAGCTCCGGCCTTCGGGGATGGGGATCGGGCTGGCCGACACCGAACCGTTTGCAGCCGCTTTGACAGCGTGCACCCTGCATCTGGAGACAGGCGACCGCGTGTTATTCTATACCGACGGTCTTACCGAACGGGCCGTTTCAACAGCGAAGTCCTGGGGGATCGAACAACTGCACCAGTGGTTGCGTGATCATAGCCGCGAAAAACGCGCACCTGAAGCAGCACTTGCCTCGTTGCAGGATCTGCTGCAGGGCCTCACTCGTACGAACGAGCCAACCGATGATCTGACCGCCATTTTACTGGCAGTGAAAGACGCAGGGCATGATGCGACAGGTTGA